Proteins encoded in a region of the Raphanus sativus cultivar WK10039 chromosome 8, ASM80110v3, whole genome shotgun sequence genome:
- the LOC108820891 gene encoding protein MODIFYING WALL LIGNIN-1, translating to MEVQEQDSRKKRPDFSPIFIFIVFLGLAAFFLCLASEFQKAKGKDLKWDGESCYLPESHAFRFGTAALVCVSVAQIIGNVVICKGFLKTNKKETTPFLAFLLLFSWVNFAVVAMLIIVGVSMNSEQKYGKGWLNGECYLVKDGLFASSGVLCVTALGAVLGTFASNVKPSLQVDTQNKIHTHNV from the exons ATGGAGGTTCAAGAACAAGATAGCCGGAAAAAGCGACCCGACTTCTCTCCCATTTTCATATTCATAGTTTTTCTTGGTCTCGCCGCGTTTTTCCTTTGTCTCGCGTCTGAGTTTCAGAAGGCTAAG gGGAAAGATCTGAAATGGGATGGAGAATCATGTTATCTACCCGAAAGTCATGCGTTCAGGTTTGGAACCGCGGCTCTGGTCTGTGTTTCGGTAGCTCAGATCATCGGAAATGTTGTGATTTGTAAAGGTTtcttgaaaacaaacaaaaaggaaacGACGCCGTTTCTTGCATTTCTTCTGTTGTTTTCTTG GGTTAATTTTGCGGTTGTGGCTATGTTGATAATCGTTGGTGTAAGCATGAACAGTGAGCAGAAATACGGCAAAGGGTGGCTAAACGGTGAGTGTTACCTTGTGAAAGACGGTCTGTTCGCATCATCCGGCGTTCTGTGCGTTACAGCACTGGGTGCAGTTCTCGGAACGTTTGCGTCCAACGTCAAACCATCGTTACAGGTTGATACtcaaaacaaaattcatacCCACAATGTCTAg